One window of the Anaeromyxobacter dehalogenans 2CP-C genome contains the following:
- the alaS gene encoding alanine--tRNA ligase, with the protein MKTPTAAEIRELFQRYFEEHGHRRVASSSLVPQNDPTLLFTNAGMVQFKDVFTGRERRDYSRATTAQKCVRAGGKHNDLENVGFTARHHTFFEMMGNFSFGDYFKADAIAWAWELVTSPAWLGIAKDRLAATVFAGEGTLPWDEEAFELWKAQGVPVERIHKLGAKDNFWAMGDTGPCGPCSELHYFQGNDVPCAEEQAGRKCQGVACDCDRWLEIWNLVFMQFERGQDGGLTPLPKPSIDTGAGLERLAAVAQGKRSNYDTDLFRSIIHAVEGLSDKRYDAASDDGVSMRVIADHARATTFLVGDGVLPSNEGRGYVLRRIMRRAIRHGKRLGLERPFLAAVCGAVIDEMGAAYPETRENRAFIEKVAQQEEESFRRTLDKGLAILEGEMRKLVPDATHDGKPATPAPDRARPIIDGKVAFQLYDTFGFPLDLTRVIAAERGFDVDEQGFDRHMAEQRARSEWKGSGEQGVDDLHKQIAGELGEVKFLGYELPAARAQVKAILANGARVARAGKGDKVEIVTDATPFYGESGGQVGDVGHITGAGLEIRVDDAQRPVPGLVTHVGEVLRGEVAVGDAVELSVDDRRRDLVRANHSATHLLQLALREVLGEHVKQAGSVVAPDYLRFDFSHFQPVTEEELAAVERRVNELVRENAETETAVLKLEEARHAGAMMIFGEKYGDVVRVVRIGPSKELCGGTHVRRSGDIAFFKIGSEESIASGVRRLVAYTGARAVEVQQREAEELRRAAALLKAGALEVSQKIEQTQRRVKDLERALEEARSKAAAAQSGDLAALAKDVGGAKVLAARVEGDGKALRELADKLRDRLGKGVVALGAEQDGKAILLVAVTRDLTARLKAGDLVKEAAKLVGGSGGGKPDMAQAGGSDPAGLEKALEKVAELAARALA; encoded by the coding sequence ATGAAGACCCCGACCGCCGCCGAGATCCGCGAGCTGTTCCAGCGCTACTTCGAGGAGCACGGCCACCGCCGCGTGGCGAGCTCCTCGCTCGTCCCGCAGAACGACCCGACGCTGCTCTTCACCAACGCCGGGATGGTCCAGTTCAAGGACGTGTTCACCGGCCGCGAGCGCCGCGACTACTCGCGCGCCACCACCGCGCAGAAGTGCGTGCGCGCCGGCGGCAAGCACAACGACCTCGAGAACGTCGGGTTCACGGCCCGTCACCACACGTTCTTCGAGATGATGGGGAACTTCTCCTTCGGCGACTACTTCAAGGCCGACGCCATCGCCTGGGCCTGGGAGCTCGTCACCAGCCCCGCCTGGCTCGGCATCGCGAAGGACCGGCTCGCGGCCACGGTGTTCGCCGGCGAGGGGACGCTGCCCTGGGACGAGGAGGCGTTCGAGCTGTGGAAGGCGCAGGGCGTGCCGGTCGAGCGCATCCACAAGCTGGGCGCCAAGGACAACTTCTGGGCCATGGGCGACACCGGCCCGTGCGGCCCGTGCTCCGAGCTGCACTACTTCCAGGGCAACGACGTCCCGTGCGCCGAGGAGCAGGCCGGGCGCAAGTGCCAGGGCGTGGCCTGCGACTGCGACCGCTGGCTGGAGATCTGGAACCTCGTGTTCATGCAGTTCGAGCGCGGCCAGGACGGCGGGCTCACCCCGCTGCCCAAGCCCTCCATCGACACCGGCGCCGGCCTGGAGCGCCTCGCCGCGGTCGCGCAGGGCAAGCGCTCGAACTACGACACCGACCTGTTCCGCAGCATCATCCACGCGGTCGAGGGGCTCTCCGACAAGCGCTACGACGCCGCCTCGGACGACGGCGTCTCGATGCGCGTCATCGCCGACCACGCCCGCGCCACCACGTTCCTGGTGGGCGACGGCGTGCTCCCGTCCAACGAGGGGCGCGGCTACGTGCTCCGCCGGATCATGCGGCGCGCCATCCGCCACGGGAAGCGGCTCGGGCTGGAGCGGCCGTTCCTGGCGGCGGTGTGCGGGGCCGTGATCGACGAGATGGGCGCGGCCTACCCGGAGACGCGGGAGAACCGCGCGTTCATCGAGAAGGTGGCGCAGCAGGAGGAGGAGTCCTTCCGCCGCACGCTCGACAAGGGGCTCGCCATCCTCGAGGGCGAGATGCGCAAGCTCGTCCCCGACGCGACCCACGACGGCAAGCCGGCCACCCCGGCGCCGGACCGGGCCCGGCCGATCATCGACGGCAAGGTGGCGTTCCAGCTCTACGACACGTTCGGCTTCCCGCTCGACCTGACGCGCGTCATCGCGGCGGAGCGCGGGTTCGACGTGGACGAGCAGGGCTTCGACCGGCACATGGCCGAGCAGCGCGCCCGCTCCGAGTGGAAGGGCTCGGGCGAGCAGGGCGTGGACGACCTGCACAAGCAGATCGCGGGCGAGCTCGGCGAGGTGAAGTTCCTCGGCTACGAGCTGCCGGCGGCCCGCGCGCAGGTGAAGGCCATCCTCGCGAACGGCGCCCGCGTGGCGCGCGCCGGCAAGGGCGACAAGGTCGAGATCGTCACCGACGCGACCCCGTTCTACGGCGAGTCCGGCGGCCAGGTGGGCGACGTCGGCCACATCACCGGCGCGGGGCTGGAGATCCGGGTGGACGACGCGCAGCGCCCGGTGCCGGGGCTGGTCACGCACGTCGGCGAGGTGCTGCGCGGCGAGGTGGCGGTGGGCGACGCGGTGGAGCTGTCGGTGGACGACCGCCGGCGCGACCTCGTCCGCGCGAACCACTCCGCCACGCACCTGCTGCAGCTCGCGCTGCGCGAGGTGCTGGGCGAGCACGTGAAGCAGGCCGGCTCGGTGGTGGCGCCGGACTACCTGCGCTTCGACTTCTCGCACTTCCAGCCGGTCACCGAGGAGGAGCTGGCCGCGGTGGAGCGGCGGGTGAACGAGCTCGTCCGCGAGAACGCCGAGACCGAGACCGCGGTGCTGAAGCTGGAGGAGGCGCGCCACGCCGGGGCCATGATGATCTTCGGCGAGAAGTACGGGGACGTGGTGCGCGTGGTCCGCATCGGCCCGTCCAAGGAGCTGTGCGGCGGCACGCACGTGCGCCGGTCGGGCGACATCGCGTTCTTCAAGATCGGCTCGGAGGAGTCGATCGCCTCGGGCGTGCGGCGCCTGGTGGCGTACACCGGCGCGCGCGCGGTCGAGGTCCAGCAGCGCGAGGCGGAGGAGCTGCGGCGCGCGGCGGCGCTGCTCAAGGCGGGCGCGCTCGAGGTCTCGCAGAAGATCGAGCAGACGCAGCGGCGCGTGAAGGACCTGGAGCGCGCGCTGGAGGAGGCGCGCTCGAAGGCGGCCGCGGCGCAGTCCGGCGACCTCGCCGCGCTGGCGAAGGACGTGGGCGGCGCGAAGGTGCTGGCCGCGCGCGTGGAGGGCGACGGCAAGGCGCTCCGCGAGCTCGCCGACAAGCTGCGCGACCGGCTGGGCAAGGGCGTGGTGGCGCTCGGCGCCGAGCAGGACGGCAAGGCCATCCTGCTGGTGGCCGTGACCCGCGATCTCACCGCGCGCCTGAAGGCCGGCGACCTCGTGAAGGAGGCCGCGAAGCTGGTGGGCGGCTCGGGCGGCGGCAAGCCGGACATGGCGCAGGCGGGCGGCTCCGATCCGGCCGGCCTGGAGAAGGCGCTCGAGAAGGTGGCGGAGCTGGCGGCGCGCGCGCTCGCGTGA
- a CDS encoding autotransporter domain-containing protein, which translates to MRRIVTLGAVLAALLLPTASNAQVSLGLRLGYAWGLGDVGGGGGDELKMSDWVNGQVPIQVDALFRVTPELAVGPYFSYGFAGTGGDLKSMCDVSGVDCSAYVMRLGVEGIYTLPRAGNLAPWLGLGIGYEWNRLKAEGGGENLTMKWKGMEWLNLQAGMDFLVAPQLRTGPFLMVSFGRYDKGDASGVISGGGSINDKKFHEWLQVGWRGQFDL; encoded by the coding sequence ATGCGCAGGATCGTGACCTTGGGCGCGGTGCTCGCCGCGCTGCTGCTGCCGACCGCATCGAACGCGCAGGTCAGCCTGGGGCTCCGCCTCGGCTACGCCTGGGGGCTCGGCGACGTGGGCGGCGGCGGCGGGGACGAGCTGAAGATGTCCGACTGGGTGAACGGGCAGGTGCCGATCCAGGTGGACGCGCTGTTCCGGGTGACCCCGGAGCTCGCGGTCGGTCCCTACTTCTCCTACGGCTTCGCCGGCACCGGCGGCGACCTGAAGTCCATGTGCGACGTGTCCGGGGTGGACTGCTCCGCGTACGTGATGCGGCTCGGGGTCGAGGGCATCTACACGCTCCCGCGCGCCGGCAACCTCGCGCCCTGGCTCGGCCTCGGCATCGGGTACGAGTGGAACCGCCTGAAGGCGGAGGGCGGCGGCGAGAACCTGACCATGAAGTGGAAGGGCATGGAGTGGCTGAACCTGCAGGCCGGCATGGACTTCCTCGTCGCGCCGCAGCTCCGCACCGGCCCGTTCCTGATGGTGAGCTTCGGTCGCTACGACAAGGGCGACGCCTCGGGCGTGATCTCCGGCGGCGGCAGCATCAACGACAAGAAGTTCCACGAGTGGCTGCAGGTCGGCTGGCGCGGCCAGTTCGACCTGTAA
- the ftsZ gene encoding cell division protein FtsZ, producing the protein MIEYTDRQDAAKIKVIGVGGGGGNAINTMVAGRLEGVEFIAANTDVQALAANKAGVKIQLGKSASRGLGAGANPEVGRTAALEEREQIAAALEGADMVFVTAGMGGGTGTGGAPVVADIAKATGALTVGVVTKPFLFEGNKRRKQAEAGIAELAAAVDTLIVIPNQRLLSVAGENMSLADAFKRADEVLLNAVQGISDLITVHGIVNVDFADVRTIMGGQGMALMGTGRSSGEQRTMEAMQAAISSPLLEDVTLDGATGLLVNITGGPNLTLHEVNEAVSMAQAAADSDANIIFGSVIDERLGDEVKITVIATGFQAREERSRAIARKVEPVEARAPATVRQVPPPLPVEAAAKPPIRLQTPAAPAHVTAPAKVSFRREAPVYRPADEDQYDIPAFLRRGNPPRE; encoded by the coding sequence ATGATCGAGTACACCGACAGGCAGGACGCGGCGAAGATCAAGGTGATCGGCGTCGGCGGCGGGGGCGGCAACGCCATCAACACCATGGTGGCGGGGCGCCTCGAGGGCGTGGAGTTCATCGCCGCCAACACCGACGTGCAGGCGCTGGCCGCGAACAAGGCCGGCGTGAAGATCCAGCTCGGCAAGTCCGCCTCGCGCGGGCTGGGCGCGGGCGCGAACCCGGAGGTGGGCCGCACCGCGGCGCTGGAGGAGCGCGAGCAGATCGCGGCGGCGCTGGAGGGCGCCGACATGGTGTTCGTGACCGCCGGGATGGGCGGCGGCACCGGCACCGGCGGCGCGCCGGTGGTGGCCGACATCGCCAAGGCCACCGGGGCGCTCACCGTGGGCGTGGTGACGAAGCCGTTCCTGTTCGAGGGGAACAAGCGGCGCAAGCAGGCCGAGGCCGGCATCGCCGAGCTGGCCGCCGCGGTGGACACGCTCATCGTGATCCCGAACCAGCGGCTGCTCTCGGTGGCGGGCGAGAACATGTCGCTCGCCGACGCGTTCAAGCGCGCCGACGAGGTGCTGCTGAACGCGGTGCAGGGCATCTCCGACCTCATCACCGTGCACGGCATCGTCAACGTGGACTTCGCCGACGTGCGCACCATCATGGGCGGCCAGGGCATGGCGCTCATGGGCACGGGCCGGTCCTCCGGCGAGCAGCGCACCATGGAGGCGATGCAGGCCGCCATCAGCTCGCCGCTGCTCGAGGACGTCACGCTGGACGGCGCCACCGGCCTGCTGGTCAACATCACCGGCGGCCCGAACCTCACCCTGCACGAGGTGAACGAGGCGGTGTCGATGGCGCAGGCCGCCGCCGACAGCGACGCGAACATCATCTTCGGCTCGGTGATCGACGAGCGCCTCGGCGACGAGGTGAAGATCACCGTCATCGCCACCGGCTTCCAGGCGCGCGAGGAGCGCAGCCGCGCGATCGCCCGCAAGGTCGAGCCGGTGGAGGCGAGGGCGCCGGCGACGGTCCGGCAGGTCCCGCCGCCGCTGCCGGTCGAGGCCGCCGCCAAGCCGCCCATCCGGCTGCAGACCCCGGCCGCGCCGGCCCACGTCACCGCGCCCGCGAAGGTGTCGTTCCGCCGCGAGGCGCCGGTGTACCGCCCCGCCGACGAGGACCAGTACGACATCCCGGCGTTCCTGCGCCGGGGCAACCCGCCGCGCGAGTAG
- a CDS encoding HDIG domain-containing metalloprotein, translating to MTAPVPSRAAAWSLLCEHTASQPLRRHALAVEASMRALALRAGVTDPAGLETWGLVGLLHDFDYERFPTEQDHVFRGMEILRARGWPEQIVKAVGGHAFYTGIARETPMEKAIVAADELTGFVGACALVRPSKRIADVPVESVVKRMKDKAFARSVDREYIRRGAEEVGLPLPELVALVLRAQVPIAARLGLDGAAAPDLPDEPVPPEPPPPAPAPAP from the coding sequence ATGACCGCCCCCGTCCCGTCCCGCGCCGCCGCCTGGTCGCTGCTCTGCGAGCACACCGCCTCCCAGCCGCTCCGCCGCCACGCCCTCGCGGTGGAGGCGTCGATGCGCGCGCTGGCGCTGCGCGCCGGCGTGACGGATCCGGCCGGGCTGGAGACCTGGGGCCTGGTGGGCCTGCTCCACGACTTCGACTACGAGCGCTTCCCCACCGAGCAGGACCACGTCTTCCGCGGCATGGAGATCCTGCGCGCCCGCGGCTGGCCGGAGCAGATCGTGAAGGCGGTGGGCGGGCACGCGTTTTACACCGGCATCGCGCGCGAGACGCCCATGGAGAAGGCGATCGTGGCCGCCGACGAGCTGACCGGCTTCGTGGGCGCCTGCGCGCTGGTGCGCCCCTCGAAGCGGATCGCCGACGTGCCGGTGGAGTCGGTCGTGAAGCGCATGAAGGACAAGGCGTTCGCGCGCTCGGTGGACCGCGAGTACATCCGGCGCGGCGCGGAGGAGGTCGGGCTGCCGCTCCCGGAGCTGGTGGCGCTCGTGCTGCGGGCGCAGGTGCCCATCGCGGCGCGGCTCGGGCTGGACGGCGCGGCGGCGCCGGACCTGCCCGACGAGCCGGTGCCGCCCGAGCCACCACCCCCCGCGCCCGCGCCCGCGCCGTAG
- the trmB gene encoding tRNA (guanosine(46)-N7)-methyltransferase TrmB, giving the protein MIFSIEDDAPIVRDLLPDWRARFGEAGGRLELEIGCGHGGFALGFARAFPERALVGIEQRRKFAAELAAKGARHGLSNLLVLNGDARLLAPRLFAAGSLAAIHVHFPDPWWKRRHHRRRLVDDRMSALLLGLLAPGGVLDFRTDVERYAREAVVRLEEVGFRNAAGPGRFAEAAPDEIPSTRERRYLASGEPVWRLRLVKA; this is encoded by the coding sequence ATGATCTTCTCCATCGAAGACGACGCACCCATCGTGCGCGACCTCCTGCCCGACTGGCGTGCCCGCTTCGGCGAAGCCGGCGGCCGGCTCGAGCTGGAGATCGGCTGCGGCCACGGCGGCTTCGCGCTCGGGTTCGCGCGCGCGTTCCCGGAGCGAGCGCTGGTGGGCATCGAGCAGCGGCGGAAGTTCGCCGCGGAGCTGGCGGCCAAGGGCGCGCGGCACGGCCTCTCCAACCTGCTGGTGCTGAACGGCGACGCGCGGCTCCTCGCCCCGCGGCTGTTCGCCGCGGGCTCGCTCGCGGCGATCCACGTGCACTTCCCCGACCCGTGGTGGAAGCGCCGCCACCACCGCCGCCGCCTGGTGGACGACCGGATGTCGGCGCTGCTCCTCGGCCTGCTCGCGCCCGGCGGCGTGCTCGACTTCCGCACCGACGTGGAGCGCTACGCGCGCGAGGCGGTGGTCCGCCTCGAGGAGGTCGGCTTCCGCAACGCCGCCGGCCCGGGCCGCTTCGCGGAGGCCGCGCCGGACGAGATCCCGTCCACGCGCGAGCGCCGCTACCTCGCGAGCGGCGAGCCGGTGTGGCGCCTGCGCCTCGTGAAGGCGTGA
- a CDS encoding alpha/beta hydrolase translates to MHGSLVELEIDSQALAGNPLGDPARRPLLCWVPPGGAAGLPAVYFLHGFAGSARGWLNVSAFQPTVPERLDALVAAGEVPPFVAVFPDGFTALGGTQWFNAPAVGRYQDYVADDVVRMVDARLGTVPRREARAVVGKSSGGYGALRMGRDRPDVFAHLGCHAGDAYFEYCYLHDLPQAAAALLGAPDAAAWLADAKRRARETRLGGGDHPVLNVLAMAAHYAADPGAPLGLALPFELPSGRIREDVWARWLEADPVRFVPRALDAYRRLASVFLDCGTRDEFHLRWGARMVAEALRAGGVPVVHEEFEGGHMGTSWRYDASIKHLVPRLARR, encoded by the coding sequence ATGCACGGATCGCTGGTGGAGCTCGAGATCGACTCGCAGGCGCTGGCCGGGAACCCGCTCGGCGATCCGGCGCGGCGGCCGCTGCTGTGCTGGGTGCCGCCGGGCGGCGCGGCCGGGCTGCCCGCGGTCTACTTCCTCCACGGCTTCGCCGGCTCGGCCCGCGGCTGGCTCAACGTGAGCGCGTTCCAGCCCACCGTGCCGGAGCGGCTCGACGCGCTGGTCGCGGCCGGCGAGGTCCCGCCGTTCGTGGCCGTGTTCCCGGACGGCTTCACCGCGCTCGGCGGCACGCAGTGGTTCAACGCGCCGGCGGTGGGCCGCTACCAGGACTACGTGGCCGACGACGTGGTGCGCATGGTGGACGCGCGGCTCGGGACCGTCCCGCGGCGCGAGGCGCGCGCGGTGGTGGGGAAGAGCTCGGGCGGCTACGGCGCGCTGCGCATGGGGCGGGACCGGCCCGACGTCTTCGCGCACCTCGGCTGCCACGCCGGCGACGCCTACTTCGAGTACTGCTACCTGCACGACCTCCCCCAGGCCGCGGCGGCGCTGCTCGGCGCGCCCGACGCCGCCGCGTGGCTCGCGGACGCGAAGCGGCGGGCCCGCGAGACGAGGCTCGGGGGCGGCGACCACCCGGTGCTGAACGTGCTCGCGATGGCGGCCCACTACGCCGCCGATCCCGGCGCGCCGCTCGGCCTGGCGCTCCCGTTCGAGCTGCCGAGCGGCCGGATCCGCGAGGACGTGTGGGCGCGCTGGCTGGAGGCGGATCCGGTCCGCTTCGTGCCGCGCGCGCTCGACGCCTACCGGCGCCTCGCGAGCGTGTTCCTCGACTGCGGCACCCGCGACGAGTTCCACCTGCGCTGGGGCGCCCGGATGGTGGCGGAGGCGCTGCGCGCGGGCGGCGTGCCGGTGGTCCACGAGGAGTTCGAGGGCGGCCACATGGGCACGAGCTGGCGCTACGACGCCTCCATCAAGCACCTCGTCCCGCGCCTGGCCCGGCGCTGA